The Anabrus simplex isolate iqAnaSimp1 chromosome 6, ASM4041472v1, whole genome shotgun sequence genome includes the window TGACAGCTTGCAGTTCACACTTGGCAGAAGACTCTATTATCCTAGACATGTTTATGTGCTCACTGcgtgctcagaactgacaagtgcaATGTGATACGATCGACGGGCATATTAGAGACACTGTGTAACACATCTGTGGAATGCTTCATTGGATTGTCAGTGTGGTTTTAATTTTGTGACTAAttggaggttgaaaaaaaaaatagccctcataTTACACCATAATACCTGTAGAAAAAGCAtattattaaacaagaaataaatatACACTATTATTTAATAATATGTATTTATACAGGTATGGAATTGTACTCATATATTCAACACTgagaagtatggcttccttcttaacaaatcattCAACCAATAAGTCTGTTCAACTGTTTTTGTTAAAAGCAAAGTAATGTTTTGGATTattcatattatattttatttgtgttaCAGGCATACAAGAATCCTCATTGTGCCCTATGCAATGGTGTTCCTTTGGAGGAAATTAAATGCCTCACTACTAGAATCAGTATGCGTATAGCCCCGAGACCATCTCCCTCCTTGCGTGTGATAATGGATTTCAGCTGGGATGCTGCTTATGAATTTTGCCACCCTCCTGATGGACTTTGGGATGGGGTACATGAATGCTGTCAGAACTTAAATAGTGCTGCTTGTACCGTTAGATCCAGACATCACTCTGAATGCTGTGTACCTCTTTCTAGACGTCTCAATGATTCTTGTCCTCGCATTGAATTCAAACAAGGTCAATACAGGTTATTGATGAATAATTCACTGGAAGTGATACTAAATGACTCCAAATTCTCTGGATTACTTTTGGCTCCAGGAGAGTATGGACTTCTACCCGGTGGCAATGTTGAAATATGTAACATACTTCCGAGAGGTTTAGTCAGTCTAGACTCACTTCAAGAATATTTAACTACTGTGTGTCTTTCTATATCTGTAATCTGTCTTGTATTACACTTGATTATCCATTCCTTGCTTCCTAAGTTACATAACCTTCCTGGAAAGAATCTGAAATCATTATCTATTGCAATTTTAATGGCTCAGCTTGGGTTTCTAGTGGGATTAACTCCTGTTATAGATATTCCGTCTCACTTGTGTGTGACTATTGCTGTCTTACTGCATTTCAGTTATCTAGCAGCCTTTTGTTGGATGAATGTTATGAGTATTGATATTTGGCGTACATTTTCTGCTATACGTCTCGGTGGTCGCCTGAGCACTCACCTCAAGTATTCTCTGTATGCCTGGGGCTCTCCGGCTATTGTTACACTCTTGGCTATTGTGGCACACTACACCAGTTTCCTACCTTCTATACTGCGACCACACTTTGCATTTGGTGGTGTCTGTTGGTTCGGCAATAGAATGGGCTTGGCCATCTTCATGGCCACTCCTGTCACAGTCATCCTTGTGATCAACATCCTGTTGTTCTGCAGAACTGTCTGTGTTCTGCATCAGAAGCAAGAAAACCGTAGATATCTCAAGAAGAAAGCCAAGGTGGAACTTTCAGAGGCTACAAGTGACAATAAAGGGGTTTGTAAATTTTCTCTTTTAGCTTTATAGCCTGTCAAAATTTAAACCTCTCTCTTTCAGCGAGAAGAGAGTTAATTCTTATCTATACTaacattaacaagataaaatttgtgagtttgtttgtatatGGAGGAAATCACTCAACTGATTTCAGTAATTCCATCACCATTAGAGAGCTCACTTCTTCCAGCTTAGCATAGGCTATATATAATTGAAATATCTTATCAGGTGAGCAGATAGTTTAAAAAAGAATAGAGCAACTCACCATTGGTTGAGGGGTGAGCACGACGCtcactttcaaaataattttgctgTAAAAGGCTGAAAGTCGCAGATAGTAGCATGTAACTATGAGTAGCTTTTGTTGGAATGTCAGGAGTAAAGCAGATTAGTCAACATGCAGCTGCCTCACCTTCAGCAACTTCAGTGCCACTGAACTCTACACTACTACGTGCCAGTGAGTGGAGTGCTCACCCTAGACCATCTGTGTCTACTCTACTCACTCTTCTTAAAAAATAGTTACATATAAGAACATAAACTGTAAATTACGTATTATTCTTCACAACTGTGTGCACAAACATACAAAACAAAGTTGTGAGTGTGTGAACCAAggaaaaaggaaacacaaatattTTATCCCTCTAAATTGTTGTTAAACTAAGGAGATTAAATGATACACATTCTGAGAAATATAGTACATTGTGCACATAATGATTAAGTTTCATTGTCTGGATTCTAAAAGATAAATTGGAACTACTTTtgtatgttaatgtgccaaagcaTTGCAGAGACCAACATAATTAACACATTTATTTGTCAGAGGATCCACAATTTGCCAAACATTCTACCTAAACTGGGTTGGGCCTATTTGAAACGTAtcgtgaaatataaatattttcatttagttTTGCTTCCATCAGTTCCTTGTTTTCCAGCATCATTATGATGACCTTGTAGAATTCACAGCTTATTTTTGGAACAGAATTTCTAATGTTGTGTATCCACCGATGACATCACAACACTGATCTATTGGGAGAGCCACTCCTGACCTGTAGTTATCAGAGTTAAACAGCACCAGCAAAGCAGGGTTATATAACCATTCTGGCACATTGTTAGTGAAGAATGAAGCTTTCTCATTTGCAGGATGAGCTTGTGCTGCAGGTAAAGACTCCTGGACCGTTGCAAGTCTTTAGTGTGTTCACTTTTTAGGGTTTCAGACACACAGTTTTTCCTATTTGCTCTATGTTTTTTAAAACTATTACCAGATAAGCTAGAATACCGGTAAATAAACTGTATATAGCCTATAATAATTTGGAAGAAATGAGCTTTCTAACGGAGAAAGGATTGCTGAAATCAGTATTTTATACAAACAAACCTGCATACATTCTCTTTTCATACAATAAATAGGCTATAAACTACTGGCATTAAGACAAAGAATAGATACTTTTTTGATTCAGTTTATTAAGTTATAAAGCAACAAACATATGCTTAATCAGCCTGCATGCTTGAAACTTCCTGTAGATAGAAAAATGAATCATATTATTTTACAGAGAAATTTTCAGAATCCAGAAAATGAATTCATGAAGTATCTCTCTTTCTTTTGAAACTCATTAATTCCAACTGAcagaattttaagtattaataaTATAATACCTAAGTAAATAGATTAATATAAATATTTCTTGTTTAATGTTTGGAAATATTTAATCCATGGTGGTAAGCTGCATGTTATGTAATTCAGGCATTACCATGTTTAAAGTCCATTTTGGTGGGGTACAGAAATGATTACAACCTTTATCAACATTTAGTTCTTATAAAAGTGTCACAGTAATGGTGGTGATAAGTACAAATTATTAAGTATTtactaaaatatatttatatacggATATATTTGATTGAAATACAGTTTCCCCCTTATAATCAAGTTAATATTCCCTGTAAGAATCCTAGTAATGAAGTCAACCTTTTTGATATCAAGAACCATGAGAATTACCCTTTCCTATCATCATCAAACAGGGACACATTAAACGTCCATAAATAAAGCTATTCATTTttctacagaaataataataataataataataataataataataataataataataataataataataataataataataataataataataataataataataataaaaaagcagTAGCCTGACTGTCCTTCAAAAATAGACTATCTCAACTGGGATTGAACCCATGAACAATTCTCGCAATTTTGACAAAAATATGAAACATCTATTTACCGTACCAatttaaaataacatgtcctgacagactgactgattcatcatagtcAAGCCAtcgctactggacataaagaaatgaaattttggggatacatttataataCAGTGTACATCTAAAAAatttaacagtttaaagatgtgaaaattggtatttggaacctcctttaaaaataaagaaacacattttttttttttttttggtttttggaaaatctacttaacggGGGGCGAAtataagtgaaaaaggggttgaattctttttatgagattACTTATACCTGTGTCCaactcggctgaacggtcagcgtactggccttcggttcagagggtcccgggttcgattcccggccgggtcagggattttaaccttaattggttaattccaatggcacaggggctaggtgtatgtgttgtcttcatcatcatttcatcctcatcacgacgcgcaggtcgcctacggagtcaactagaaagacctgcacctggcgagccgaacccattctgggatatcccggcactaaaagccatacgacatatacTTATACCTGTAAAATTGAgaaagttacagatgtaaaaattgctacacgaatctcctttacaaataaacacatatttttttgtttccggaaaattctcttaagagggtgaaaagaagtgaaaaaggaggtaaatttttaaaatgatatatctcaaaaacttaacatgtacagacataaaaattggtatttggaatcttctttacaaataaagaaagtaGCTGTTTTTCTTctattggaaaatccacttaaggtgggacaCTGGGAGTGTGGGGGGAGGGGAGTAAGAGGAGTGAAATAAAAAatgacatctccgtacaggccatgaaggcccttggaggggtgggaggGAAAGgattccaccattcgtaacctcggcatgtgatggggtagagtggttagctctatgcccagccgccgttgccaccaggaattaacctggtactcatttttggtgtaggctgagtgaacctcagggccatatgcctctccagaagaggaaatcttgtttcttaaattttatgacttcctgacagggattcgaactcacatccttccgggcgaaccgagcacgccttaactGCCATGATCAGGCAGCCCATaaaaggagtgaaaatggggagttttttaaaatgagtatatctccaaaacttaacatgttacatgcgtgaaaattgatatttgaaatctcctttaaaaacaaacactttatttttgttttctgaaaattcatttaaggggttgaaaaggaccaaaaaaggggttgaatttttttaatgaggatacttatatctcaaaaactgaaaatgttacagatgcaggcattttctttaaaaacaaagaaacaggtattgtttggttttcagaaaatccacttaaggggggtggaaAGAATTTCAGAATTGGGTAAAagtttaaaatgagtacatctacagtatattttaaaaacttaacatgtaccagactgaaagttggtatttggccttcaaaagtaaagaaatacgtatttttgttttcagaatatacACTTAGGGACGGGGAGGGGGAGAACTGAAGAaggagttcaattctttttataatacttacatctcaaaaactgaggatgttacagatgtgaTATTTGGTAcctgaaatatcatttaaaaataaagaaatgtgtatttttgtttttggaaaatccagttaatgggggaggagggtggaaagaagtgaatgagttgaattatttttatgaggatacatatactgtatctcaaaaactgcagatgttacagacatgaaaattggtacttggaatctcctttaaaaataaagaaacctgatttttttgaaaaatactCCTAAAgggctgaaaataattgaaaaagcggttgaataagtgaaggaggagttgaattctgtttgaggaaacttatatctcaaaaactgaagatgttacagatgttaaaattgttatttggaatctcctttaaaaacacatattttattgtttttggaaaatcccattgggGAGGGGGGGCGGGGAGGGTAGCATGAAAAGAAGTGATGAAGGAGTTCAATTCCTTTTATCAGGATacacatgtctcaaaaactgaaaatgttacagatgtggaaacaggtatttggaatctccttcaaaaataaagaaacacatatatttttgttttagacttgagagaggactgtttctcacatgtacatttctatgtcaTACATTCCAGAGTTAATTCTGCCAGTAGCCTggagccccaaaaggcaataccacagacGTGGTTTACAAAAATGTTCTGGGGAAAATTAAAcagttttttggtgagtttttatactttgggaattttcagataatgtctgagCGGTaccaaggaatgattacttttatcaaattatgaaatccacatgagcgaagccacgggtaattgctagttataaaATATGAGAAAAGGAGCATGTGTTTATCACCATGTATGTAATTTCTGACAACATAGGGTGAACATTCAAAATTCATgttcaaaatgttcaaaattaatATACACAAGACCAACTTTTGTTCAATAAGTTGAGATTCAAGCCCAGATGGAGAAATTATTTTGTTTCTGTTGGATTTACTGCTACAGAGCATCATGTGGAACCTGTTAGTGAACTTTATATTTCTCATGAACATACTGCTTTCAGGCCCTGTTCTGCAATAGGATATCTATTTCAAAGAATAAGTTGCGAGTTTTATTGAGGATATGATGACtgattgttgtctaaagggacTTAAAATCTAGATCATTGGTCCATTACTGAGGACAGTTGTAGATTCCAACATGCAGGCATACCACTTAGAATTTGCCACCcatgggtaggggacgcagacgaaaaatacatccaaggtatcccctgcctgttttaagaggcaactaaaaggggtgagcAAGGGATGATGTAATTGGAACCTTGAGatttttgtgattagtaccattaagtgaagaacaccatgggtcaatgACACTTGCGATTACTACtattatatgaggaacatcatggattctgggcattgcctgtgatttagTACCATCGTGTGAATTCCACCGCGGCGGGAGGGTGGGCGTGCGGCATTACGAACTAACGTCCTTGTGGGAGGAGCTGCCGTGCACCACGTGAAATGTGTTGGTTCCTCTGTATTCAGaatgttacctatgagtagtaacacTGTATGAGGAGcatcatgggtctgcattgcctttgATTAataccattacatgaggaacaccacggattgtgcattgcccgtgattagtaccactgtgtggaccaccatgggtctgtgttgactgtgagtaGTGCTtttatgtgaggaatatcatgggtctgtgttcctgtgggtggtaccataatgtgtaatAGCTCCAttgcgtgaggaacaccatgggaataccagcACTTGTGATAAGTCCCAATAATTGACGAACACCATTGGACTGTGTTAGctgtgagtggtaccattatgtgcgacataccatgggtctacattacatgtgattaataccaccatgcgaggaacaccatgagtctacgttacctgtgattagtaccgctataggaggaacaccatggttctgctttaccagtgattagtacaattatgaggagCTGGTGACCTGGGTTTTGGaaccctttggacaacaagcatcatctcagaatatgaggcattgcgaattggatccactgattgttttggattcatggtcatttttttcagcatcattcattttaaatttcagtggatacattttgaagttttaattatcatttcatttcattgcacctcataccattaggagccgatgacctacctgttacatccctttaaacaacaaacataatcatcataaATTGTCATTTTTTTTGTGAAGGAACATAGTGTTTGTGGTGTAAAAAGAAGGAATCTTGCATTAAAATTATCTAGAAAATGGAAAAATAGGAATAACTccattatttttcaaaatgttaTTTTACAGAATATATTCCATAACATGTTACTTTAAATATCTCTCTTTGGATGAGCAATACAGTTAGTGATGCCATAATTCCATAACTCATATTCCCTACGCCATGCCCCTTATTGTACAAGTACAGGAGAGCCGCTCCTCATGTGGTAGTACTAAACtgaacaattaatattattatcgcaTCAAAGGAAGCTAAAAATAAAGATATGCGTTAACCCTCAAACACTGATGTGCGGTCTCTCCAACCAGACAACATTTCAAATATGTATTTCAACCGATTCCCATCACTTTATGAATGTGAACACATATATACCTTCTGGCAGGAAGCCACTTGCATAGTGAATTTAGTAGTGCTCAGTTATTTTCTGCACTGCTGGAGATATTAGGCATAGTATTTTGCTGGTGGTTTCATAGACTGCATATCTGCATTAGTGAGATTGTTACCGTCCGTTCTCACGCTGTTTGCCAGACAGGGTCCTTTGCAGAAGGTTAGTGTTATTGATGAAAACTTTGATATGACAGTGCTTCATTGAATGGAGGATGAGAACAGTGAAGTTGACTCCAGAGATGAACAAGATAAGAGAGTCACGAATGTCTTGACCATCATTCATTGCCTGTTGAAAGTACTGTTTTTAGCAtttccattttgacataaatatgtcttatggctggggtcatCAAAAAAAATTGTGTAATGTAATGTGACAAaagccagccctgcggtgtaggggtagcatgcctgcctcttacccggaggcctcgggtttgaatcccggccaggtcagggacttttacctggatctgagggctggttcgaggtccaatcagacTACGTgatgacatttgaggagctatctgatgtaagatggcggccctggtccagaaagccaagaataatggccgagaggattcatcatgctgaccacatgacacctcgtaatctgcaggccttcaggctgagcagcggttgcttggtaggccttggccctttggggctgttgagcCATTGGGGGGTGGGGTTaatgtgacaaaatgtgtgacggtagTGCAActatagcaactgtgcaggcagtgatgtaaggtatggatagtcagacagtgttgcctagcaaccgtgcaggctatgtcttatggctggtcaccatctgaaattagcagccattcaTGCATGGGCATGAGCAGCAGATATATATATATGATCATTTGATGTTTGCAAAGGGAAAGTGGTTTCTTTATTTTGCTTTAAACATATCCTATTTCAGATTGTATTtcatttaataccggtaattaaatgtaaattatttcactAATTTCATTCCAAAATGAACATTGATACTTGTTGAATTTTGATAGATATGTCTATATGTATACTCCTGCATTTCCAGACAGTAGTTGCTATGGCATTGAGCATTtttgattttataaaataaaatattccataTATTGCGTATCTGTGTCTTAAATTAAGCAAAGGAGTGTAAAAGAACATCACTATAGTTTTCTAACATCCATTGCTTAGGTAGGATTACTTCTCTTTTGTTTCCTCAAGAATGTATTGTCAACTTCATTTAATGGTTATCATTAGTGCTAGTGTCTTACATTCTCAGTTAACTTCCTGTATACCATTGTATTAACCACCATTTGTTACACCAGAGTGCTAATTGTATTTCTCAGAGCCATGAACAGAAGTAAGGAACTTTGTTTGGTTTTGAATGAGCTTATGAAACTCACTAAAAGTTACATGTTTCATAGTGTCCCTGTATATCTCTAAAATTTGCTAATGCTCCGGTCTAGCACAGAACTCAGATGTGCTCAGTTCAGAATAAAAGTAATATAGAAAAACTGGAGAACATATAACTAATGAAATGGAAAAATGGCAAGGTGAAAAATATCAGCTTCAAAAATGATCAGGCAAACAGGTTTACTAGAGAAAAATTTATTGATTAAGGCAGGTACGCTACTGATTATTGTATTCATGAGAGATGATTGGCCATCAGATAGACATTATAGCTAATTGCTGATCTGGTGATGTTGGAAAGGCAATCCTCTGATGAAGAAGGCAGAAATTTTAAAATATCTGATGGTGACTTCAAAACTTGTAAAAATTGCAGATTTTGATGTTTTCAGCCCAGACTTTTTCATTACACTCTAAAAATGCAGATTGTCCATGAAATATGTTATATATGGCAACCCTAAATACTGTACAGCCAACATTGAGAGGAGCCAGAGatagaattttgaaaataaaataactttccCTATGAAAAACTTCCTTCTGGTCAGTTCAAGTTGTACTTTAACATTTCTTGGATAATAGTATTTCTATGAAATTTATAATGTAAATGAAAAATTAGTTATTGTGTGATGTTTGATATAGGTAACATCACCAACTCGCAAGGTGACCACTGGAGCCAAAGATCAAATTCGCTTCTATCTGTATGTCAAGCTGTTCATAATCATGGGATTATCATGGGTGACTGGAACAATTGCAGTCTTGACTCACCTTCCCATACTGTGGTATCCTTTCATCGTATTAAATGGACTCCAAGGTGCCTTCATCTTCATTATGTTTGATGTGAAGCGGAACATCCTGGCGATGTTGTGGGATCGAGTGCTAGGGTCGCGCTACCCTCTCCCTTCCATTTTGATGTACCACAGCACAGGCACAACCACAGATTCATCTGGAGCAAGGACAACCTCCAGCACCAACCTGAGATCTTCACTTATGTCTGATCATGTAAGTCCTTGTAAATTATGACAGAGATCACCTTGTAATTACTGCTCAGAGCCTGTAACATCATTGTAGAGATGCTATTTTGTAAGTAAATTGCTACAAACGTATGGAGCAAAATGTTACCAATACGCAACATTGTAGTACCAGTACAGCAGTTTGGAGAAGGGAAAATGAGGTGTAGGCAAAATAAATGAATTCTTTGTCTACTGCAGCCAGTTATTTATTTCTTCGTTATATGTTCCATTTAATCGAGATGTTTTGTTTACAAGTGTACCTAATATGAATTTAATTTTCCTCTTTGTTTAGGTCCAGCTACCATTGATGTCAGGGCCAAAAGAGGCTCTTCCTAAAAGAAAACTGTCTCGTCAGCGTAGTGCTACTCAAACAATAACAGAAGACACATCAATGTATCATAGAACTGCTGATAAAGTTGGCAATGGACATTTTGAAGGCACATGAGCAACTGGAAGATTGTAATATGATGCACATGCTAAGTCAGTTTAAGTGTGATTAGCCTTAATGTACCAGTACTGCATGCATTTCTATGTTTGTGAAGCTCTTGCTGTTATATTTAATGTATCATTGAATAAACAGAGGGAATCTGTATGCAGGAATATTAAACTGAAAGAGACAATGCTAAAGAAATAACAATTAAGAAGACTGTGATAGAAAATAGGGACATAGTACAATTAAGTATGAACATTTTAGGTTACATCTGTCTAAAAAGAATGCCTGATGCATGAAATATGTGCTacacaaatatatttattttagtGAAAAACATTAAAGAATATTGTTGTTTCAGTGGTTTTGTACCATTTGGAAGGATAGTGTAGAGAAAAAAGTCAGAGAAAAGAATTACAAAACATGTTGGATATTCTGTAGAAATAAATTAATAGGGGAGAAGTGGACATAAAAAGGAAAAATGTATTTTGAAATTCTGTACAATATGAACAGGCTACTTCAAGAATCTTTGAACATATTTAAAAGTATAGACCTGTTTTGGTTA containing:
- the LOC136876205 gene encoding probable G-protein coupled receptor Mth-like 4 isoform X3, which translates into the protein MNDCCHDASPDATNHTLSTPPQYWSCVQQPHLNARHRMLYMISSCPPHHPLQDLCSGTLFDMYDYKMDIPVLSLRTGEWFKNIYCATCHGHHSDVRPTEVTLSCSGNNTPDATVLEARNYVPGALMWSGENMNCSIQIQFSDDYSSTIKPWERPCVKTIDHCPSTWQNETVAEFCRSYALFVRQDNTTSNETVPEQSVTQLPITVTINFDDEVLDRTAYKNPHCALCNGVPLEEIKCLTTRISMRIAPRPSPSLRVIMDFSWDAAYEFCHPPDGLWDGVHECCQNLNSAACTVRSRHHSECCVPLSRRLNDSCPRIEFKQGQYRLLMNNSLEVILNDSKFSGLLLAPGEYGLLPGGNVEICNILPRGLVSLDSLQEYLTTVCLSISVICLVLHLIIHSLLPKLHNLPGKNLKSLSIAILMAQLGFLVGLTPVIDIPSHLCVTIAVLLHFSYLAAFCWMNVMSIDIWRTFSAIRLGGRLSTHLKYSLYAWGSPAIVTLLAIVAHYTSFLPSILRPHFAFGGVCWFGNRMGLAIFMATPVTVILVINILLFCRTVCVLHQKQENRRYLKKKAKVELSEATSDNKGVTSPTRKVTTGAKDQIRFYLYVKLFIIMGLSWVTGTIAVLTHLPILWYPFIVLNGLQGAFIFIMFDVKRNILAMLWDRVLGSRYPLPSILMYHSTGTTTDSSGARTTSSTNLRSSLMSDHVQLPLMSGPKEALPKRKLSRQRSATQTITEDTSMYHRTADKVGNGHFEGT
- the LOC136876205 gene encoding uncharacterized protein isoform X1, with amino-acid sequence MASHTLLLISLLLVVWQSSSTTIPLLKRCTKYSQCVSQSRNDSPSNMNSSQFDKSYCFCDPECSVMNDCCHDASPDATNHTLSTPPQYWSCVQQPHLNARHRMLYMISSCPPHHPLQDLCSGTLFDMYDYKMDIPVLSLRTGEWFKNIYCATCHGHHSDVRPTEVTLSCSGNNTPDATVLEARNYVPGALMWSGENMNCSIQIQFSDDYSSTIKPWERPCVKTIDHCPSTWQNETVAEFCRSYALFVRQDNTTSNETVPEQSVTQLPITVTINFDDEVLDRTAYKNPHCALCNGVPLEEIKCLTTRISMRIAPRPSPSLRVIMDFSWDAAYEFCHPPDGLWDGVHECCQNLNSAACTVRSRHHSECCVPLSRRLNDSCPRIEFKQGQYRLLMNNSLEVILNDSKFSGLLLAPGEYGLLPGGNVEICNILPRGLVSLDSLQEYLTTVCLSISVICLVLHLIIHSLLPKLHNLPGKNLKSLSIAILMAQLGFLVGLTPVIDIPSHLCVTIAVLLHFSYLAAFCWMNVMSIDIWRTFSAIRLGGRLSTHLKYSLYAWGSPAIVTLLAIVAHYTSFLPSILRPHFAFGGVCWFGNRMGLAIFMATPVTVILVINILLFCRTVCVLHQKQENRRYLKKKAKVELSEATSDNKGVTSPTRKVTTGAKDQIRFYLYVKLFIIMGLSWVTGTIAVLTHLPILWYPFIVLNGLQGAFIFIMFDVKRNILAMLWDRVLGSRYPLPSILMYHSTGTTTDSSGARTTSSTNLRSSLMSDHVQLPLMSGPKEALPKRKLSRQRSATQTITEDTSMYHRTADKVGNGHFEGT
- the LOC136876205 gene encoding uncharacterized protein isoform X2, producing MASHTLLLISLLLVVWQSSSTTIPLLKRCTKYSQCVSQSRNDSPSNMNSSQFDKSYCFCDPECSVMNDCCHDASPDATNHTLSTPPQYWSCVQQPHLNARHRMLYMISSCPPHHPLQDLCSGTLFDMYDYKMDIPVLSLRTGEWFKNIYCATCHGHHSDVRPTEVTLSCSGNNTPDATVLEARNYVPGALMWSGENMNCSIQIQFSDDYSSTIKPWERPCVKTIDHCPSTWQNETVAEFCRSYALFVRQDNTAYKNPHCALCNGVPLEEIKCLTTRISMRIAPRPSPSLRVIMDFSWDAAYEFCHPPDGLWDGVHECCQNLNSAACTVRSRHHSECCVPLSRRLNDSCPRIEFKQGQYRLLMNNSLEVILNDSKFSGLLLAPGEYGLLPGGNVEICNILPRGLVSLDSLQEYLTTVCLSISVICLVLHLIIHSLLPKLHNLPGKNLKSLSIAILMAQLGFLVGLTPVIDIPSHLCVTIAVLLHFSYLAAFCWMNVMSIDIWRTFSAIRLGGRLSTHLKYSLYAWGSPAIVTLLAIVAHYTSFLPSILRPHFAFGGVCWFGNRMGLAIFMATPVTVILVINILLFCRTVCVLHQKQENRRYLKKKAKVELSEATSDNKGVTSPTRKVTTGAKDQIRFYLYVKLFIIMGLSWVTGTIAVLTHLPILWYPFIVLNGLQGAFIFIMFDVKRNILAMLWDRVLGSRYPLPSILMYHSTGTTTDSSGARTTSSTNLRSSLMSDHVQLPLMSGPKEALPKRKLSRQRSATQTITEDTSMYHRTADKVGNGHFEGT